A stretch of the Sulfurimonas sp. HSL-1656 genome encodes the following:
- a CDS encoding DUF2238 domain-containing protein: MGRRAGAVWIAVFAAVLLWSGIAPKDRLTWVLEVAPALIGFFVLAATYRRFPLTPLLYWLILVHCIILMVGGHYTYAEVPYFDGFLQSARNNYDKLGHFAQGFVPALIAREVIVRREVIRGERWQFFFIIAFCLGLSAFYELIEWWVALLSDEAADAFLGTQGYIWDTQSDMGYALFGALSALLFLRRWHDRQLQQYIFGRGVIGG, encoded by the coding sequence ATGGGGCGCCGTGCGGGGGCGGTATGGATCGCGGTGTTTGCCGCTGTCCTGCTCTGGTCCGGGATCGCACCGAAAGACCGCCTGACCTGGGTACTGGAAGTGGCTCCGGCGCTCATCGGTTTCTTCGTACTGGCGGCAACCTACCGCCGTTTCCCTTTGACGCCGCTGCTTTACTGGCTGATCCTCGTCCACTGTATCATCCTCATGGTCGGCGGCCACTACACCTATGCGGAAGTCCCGTATTTCGACGGGTTCTTGCAGAGCGCGCGCAACAACTACGACAAGCTCGGCCATTTCGCGCAGGGGTTCGTTCCGGCGCTGATCGCACGGGAAGTGATCGTCCGCCGGGAGGTGATCCGGGGCGAGAGGTGGCAATTTTTCTTCATTATCGCTTTCTGCCTCGGACTGAGCGCATTTTATGAACTCATCGAGTGGTGGGTCGCGCTGCTCAGCGATGAGGCTGCCGATGCCTTCCTGGGGACGCAGGGCTATATCTGGGATACGCAATCGGATATGGGGTATGCCCTTTTCGGGGCGCTCTCTGCTCTGCTGTTCCTGCGCCGTTGGCACGACCGTCAGCTGCAGCAATACATTTTCGGCAGAGGGGTGATAGGTGGTTGA
- a CDS encoding tyrosine-type recombinase/integrase: MSGPLEAFIEYITVTKALSKRTVEAYRSDLEQLEKAAERPLLSLETADVLKLLGGIANKRTLNRKLSSLNAFFAFCHSRRFTAEAEKFALAKIPKQLPKFLSYDAIEQGVAAIGTEKWTDLRDRALILFLYATGVRISEALAVEPSDFEGEWLRVRHGKGEKERLVPVAEAARRLIDRYLEAVPFERNQLWLNHRGKPLSRVSAYKITQKYLGVSPHVLRHSYATALIIGGADLRVVQELLGHASLLTTQVYTHVQKQNLKETVLRYHPYSKS, encoded by the coding sequence GTGTCCGGTCCGCTCGAAGCCTTTATCGAATACATCACCGTTACAAAGGCCCTCAGCAAGCGGACGGTCGAGGCTTACCGCTCCGACCTCGAACAGCTCGAGAAGGCGGCGGAACGTCCGCTGCTCTCCCTGGAGACCGCCGATGTTCTGAAACTGCTCGGCGGGATAGCCAACAAACGTACCCTCAACCGCAAACTCTCCTCGCTCAACGCCTTTTTCGCTTTTTGTCATTCGCGCCGCTTTACGGCGGAGGCGGAGAAGTTCGCACTGGCGAAGATCCCCAAGCAGCTGCCGAAGTTTCTCAGTTACGATGCGATCGAACAGGGGGTTGCGGCCATCGGTACCGAGAAGTGGACGGACCTGCGCGACCGGGCGCTGATCCTGTTCCTCTACGCGACGGGGGTGCGCATCAGCGAGGCACTGGCCGTCGAGCCCAGCGATTTCGAAGGGGAGTGGCTGCGGGTACGCCACGGCAAGGGGGAAAAAGAGCGGCTGGTCCCCGTTGCCGAGGCGGCACGCCGCCTGATCGACCGCTACCTCGAAGCGGTACCCTTTGAGCGCAACCAACTCTGGCTGAACCACAGGGGCAAGCCGCTCAGCCGCGTTTCCGCCTACAAGATTACCCAGAAATACCTCGGCGTCTCGCCCCACGTCCTGCGCCACTCCTATGCGACGGCATTGATCATCGGCGGGGCGGACCTGCGGGTCGTCCAGGAGCTGCTGGGGCACGCTTCGCTGCTGACGACGCAGGTCTATACTCATGTCCAGAAACAGAACCTCAAAGAGACCGTCCTGCGTTACCACCCCTACAGCAAATCCTGA
- a CDS encoding type III pantothenate kinase has protein sequence MLLCDIGNTSFHFYDEENGRDYREPAATFDPAEVTVPVYYINVNAALQPRLDGLENWTDLRTSIAWEDYYATMGIDRVAACEAVEEGVIVDTGSAITVDVVRGGRFEGGFIYPGVSALSETYRRISPRLDSSFNFDMQLDKMPKNTKDAISYGALGLLAREVRTYGLPVYLTGGDALKLMPLFGAPNHEPLLLFSGMKKIIQKAGLC, from the coding sequence ATGCTTTTATGTGATATCGGCAACACCTCTTTCCATTTTTACGACGAAGAAAACGGGCGTGACTATAGAGAACCCGCCGCCACGTTTGACCCCGCCGAAGTGACCGTTCCCGTCTATTACATCAACGTCAACGCCGCGCTGCAGCCCCGCCTTGACGGGCTGGAAAACTGGACCGACCTGCGCACCTCGATTGCGTGGGAAGATTACTATGCGACGATGGGCATCGACCGCGTCGCGGCCTGCGAAGCGGTGGAAGAGGGGGTCATCGTCGACACGGGCAGCGCCATCACGGTGGACGTCGTACGCGGCGGTCGTTTCGAGGGGGGATTCATCTACCCGGGCGTTTCGGCGCTTTCAGAGACCTACCGCCGCATCTCGCCGCGGCTGGACAGCTCATTCAATTTTGATATGCAATTGGATAAAATGCCGAAAAATACGAAAGATGCGATCAGTTACGGCGCACTGGGACTGCTGGCCCGCGAAGTGCGTACATACGGCCTGCCGGTCTACCTCACCGGCGGGGACGCATTGAAGCTCATGCCGCTGTTCGGCGCGCCGAACCATGAACCGCTGCTGCTGTTTTCGGGCATGAAAAAGATCATACAAAAGGCTGGACTATGTTGA
- a CDS encoding efflux RND transporter periplasmic adaptor subunit yields the protein MKKLLLTFILGAAALYADGLTVAGSVISDNQKMITSRYMGFVTEVGAAEGERVKKGQLLYTIDSKEVDSAKARVELGISQAELALQMNQNQLSNVRLNLARYKRLLEKNMVSQYEVENLELAAKNMEDMVAISKKQVEQAQAQLSEVYNQYKYLRIKAPNNGVIIAKNIKVGEMAMPGMPAFVLADLSDLKIAIEVAESDLSKVPYGTKVAVEVPSVGLLTTGTVSAIIPSSNPMTHTFRVKIAFKTTSKAPIYPGMYATVTIP from the coding sequence ATGAAAAAACTGCTTCTCACTTTTATCCTCGGTGCGGCGGCACTCTATGCCGACGGGCTGACCGTCGCCGGGAGCGTCATCTCCGACAACCAGAAGATGATCACGAGCCGCTACATGGGCTTCGTCACCGAAGTCGGTGCCGCTGAGGGCGAACGCGTCAAGAAGGGGCAGCTGCTCTACACCATCGACTCCAAAGAGGTCGACAGCGCGAAAGCGCGCGTCGAGCTGGGGATCTCCCAGGCCGAACTCGCCCTGCAGATGAACCAGAACCAGCTGAGCAACGTCCGTCTCAACCTGGCACGCTACAAGCGCCTCCTGGAAAAGAACATGGTGAGCCAGTACGAGGTCGAGAACCTTGAACTCGCCGCGAAGAATATGGAGGACATGGTCGCCATCAGCAAAAAGCAGGTGGAACAGGCCCAGGCGCAGCTCTCCGAAGTCTACAACCAGTACAAGTACCTCCGCATCAAGGCCCCGAACAACGGCGTCATCATCGCCAAGAACATCAAAGTCGGCGAGATGGCGATGCCGGGGATGCCGGCGTTCGTCCTGGCGGACCTGAGCGACCTCAAGATCGCCATCGAAGTCGCCGAAAGCGACCTCTCCAAGGTCCCCTACGGTACCAAGGTCGCCGTCGAGGTTCCTTCCGTGGGGCTGCTGACAACCGGCACCGTCAGCGCCATCATCCCCAGCTCCAACCCGATGACGCACACTTTCCGCGTCAAGATCGCCTTTAAAACGACCTCCAAGGCCCCGATCTACCCGGGAATGTACGCTACGGTCACGATCCCGTAA
- a CDS encoding radical SAM protein yields the protein MIATLVLKLTETCNLDCTYCYMFNSEDKTYTRVPKYLPLETGLQVLDHIGAYLWRHPGHRIRLVLHGGEPSLWPESSMTPFLEAVAALRNETQRLSLGFQTNLYDYDAGLLSRVAAAGGSIGVSLDGPGRYNDRRRVTKGGSGSYARVAENLRRLEADGLLDAFGGVLSVADPEIPPETYLEWVRTLPKKRVSVLWPIHYNHDAPPQHDYGAWYAELFRRWSEADDPSIDIRIFRDAIKRMLGSAHHGDGVGGDRLNSIVVNTDGQYERHDYLRYFADGAVRTAYNVREHGLETAENDAVIRRCADLRDALPEECRICEHSEVCGGGFVANRLGGAGVDFSRKSVMCGDHRRFFDAVRSYLG from the coding sequence ATGATCGCCACGCTTGTACTGAAACTGACCGAAACGTGCAACCTCGACTGCACCTACTGCTACATGTTCAACTCCGAAGACAAGACCTATACGCGTGTCCCGAAGTATCTGCCGCTCGAGACAGGTCTGCAGGTCCTTGACCATATCGGCGCCTACCTGTGGCGTCACCCCGGACACCGGATCCGCCTGGTACTGCACGGCGGCGAGCCCTCCCTGTGGCCCGAATCGTCCATGACGCCTTTCCTTGAAGCCGTCGCCGCGCTGCGCAATGAGACGCAGCGGCTCAGCCTCGGGTTCCAGACCAATCTGTACGACTACGATGCGGGGCTGCTCTCACGCGTCGCGGCGGCGGGCGGTTCCATCGGGGTGAGTCTCGACGGGCCGGGGCGCTACAACGACCGGCGGCGGGTGACGAAGGGCGGCAGCGGGAGCTATGCCCGGGTTGCGGAAAACCTGCGCCGCCTCGAAGCCGACGGATTGCTGGACGCTTTCGGCGGGGTGCTCAGTGTCGCGGACCCGGAGATCCCGCCCGAAACCTACCTGGAGTGGGTCAGGACACTGCCGAAAAAACGGGTCAGCGTCCTCTGGCCTATCCACTACAACCACGACGCGCCGCCGCAGCACGACTACGGGGCGTGGTACGCCGAACTTTTCCGGCGCTGGAGCGAGGCGGACGACCCGTCGATCGATATCCGGATCTTCCGGGACGCCATCAAACGGATGCTGGGCTCGGCACACCACGGCGACGGCGTCGGCGGCGACCGTCTCAACAGCATCGTCGTCAATACCGACGGGCAGTATGAACGCCATGACTACCTGCGCTATTTTGCCGACGGGGCGGTGCGGACGGCGTATAACGTCCGGGAACACGGCCTGGAAACGGCAGAAAACGATGCGGTCATCCGCCGCTGCGCCGACCTGCGCGATGCGCTGCCGGAGGAGTGCAGGATCTGTGAGCACTCCGAGGTGTGCGGCGGCGGCTTTGTCGCCAACAGGCTCGGCGGTGCGGGGGTCGATTTTTCGCGCAAATCGGTGATGTGCGGCGACCATCGGCGTTTTTTCGACGCGGTACGCTCCTATCTCGGGTGA
- a CDS encoding M15 family metallopeptidase, with product MASLPRLFLAMFLTLPLRADEMPEAFVAIDSAAPGIAVEARYFTTDNFVGTRIDGYEAPRCYLTRPAAAALSNADAALAPFGLGLKVFDCYRPQRAVDHFVRWAKDLGDTKMKARYYPRVAKSVLFKEGYIAARSGHSRGSTVDLTLIDRESGRELDMGTGFDFFGPESWPGSLAVNAQQRANRLLLRGVMTRAGFRPLQEEWWHFTLVNEPFPGRYFDFPVR from the coding sequence ATGGCATCCCTCCCCCGGCTGTTCCTGGCGATGTTTCTCACCCTTCCCCTGCGGGCGGACGAGATGCCCGAGGCGTTCGTCGCGATCGACAGTGCCGCCCCCGGAATCGCCGTCGAGGCACGCTACTTCACGACCGACAACTTCGTCGGCACGCGGATCGACGGCTACGAAGCCCCCCGCTGCTACCTGACCCGCCCGGCGGCAGCGGCCCTCTCAAATGCCGATGCCGCCCTTGCCCCCTTCGGCCTCGGCCTTAAAGTGTTCGACTGCTACCGTCCCCAGCGCGCCGTCGACCACTTCGTACGCTGGGCCAAGGATCTGGGTGATACGAAAATGAAGGCGCGCTACTATCCGCGCGTCGCCAAAAGCGTGCTCTTCAAAGAGGGGTATATCGCGGCCCGTTCGGGGCATTCGCGCGGCAGCACGGTCGACCTGACCCTGATCGACCGTGAAAGCGGCAGGGAACTGGACATGGGCACGGGGTTCGATTTTTTCGGGCCGGAGTCCTGGCCCGGTAGTCTGGCGGTGAACGCACAGCAGCGTGCAAACCGGTTGCTTCTGCGCGGCGTGATGACCCGCGCCGGGTTCCGGCCGCTTCAAGAGGAGTGGTGGCACTTTACGCTTGTGAATGAACCCTTCCCCGGGCGCTATTTCGATTTTCCCGTCCGCTAG
- a CDS encoding YbhB/YbcL family Raf kinase inhibitor-like protein yields MKVLTGLLLLAATWLYAGNFTLKSSDLQGQLTMKEVFNGFGCSGQNVSPSLNWEGAPDGTKSFAVTVYDPDAPTGSGWWHWVVFNLPAAVTSLPSGAGNDAKGLPKGAVQSMTSFGQAGFGGACPPVGDRPHRYVFTVYALDVAALDLDASAMPALVGYMLNAHAIAKASLMAYYGR; encoded by the coding sequence ATGAAAGTATTGACGGGTCTATTGCTGTTGGCCGCGACATGGCTGTATGCGGGGAATTTCACGCTCAAAAGCAGTGATCTGCAGGGGCAGCTGACCATGAAAGAGGTCTTTAACGGATTCGGGTGCAGCGGACAGAACGTTTCACCGTCCCTGAACTGGGAAGGTGCCCCCGATGGCACGAAGAGTTTCGCCGTGACCGTTTACGACCCGGACGCGCCGACGGGCAGCGGCTGGTGGCACTGGGTCGTTTTCAACCTTCCCGCTGCCGTCACCTCCCTGCCTTCCGGGGCCGGGAACGACGCCAAGGGGCTGCCGAAAGGTGCCGTGCAGAGCATGACGAGCTTCGGGCAGGCCGGCTTCGGCGGCGCCTGCCCGCCGGTCGGCGACCGGCCGCACCGCTACGTTTTCACGGTCTATGCCCTCGACGTCGCCGCACTCGACCTTGACGCTTCGGCGATGCCGGCGCTGGTCGGTTATATGCTCAATGCCCATGCGATCGCCAAGGCATCGCTGATGGCTTACTACGGCCGTTAG
- a CDS encoding efflux RND transporter permease subunit yields the protein MQTHKPYTPKDYAGKLARYFINSPLTMILGITLLAIGYLSLMIMPREENPQMVVSGSTVIIALPGATAKEVENVIVRPLERKMKEVLGIEHIMGMAMDNVGIVNAAFYIGEEKEDSNLKVYDKIMQNADIFPENAMQPVIKPLDIDVDIPIVSVAFYAKDPAKMDDTQLYDAVKNLQHAINGLPNVAVTALKGGHKHQYNILVDLNKLSGYNLSLGQITQAVQALAYNVPAVKNRTKEGEIVIMGVKNAIESVQDVEDIIVAQYMGAPIHLRDVAKVEDGYDIQNFRSASISVRDGDAFSPLQDQVTLTISKLKGTNAVVIADEVKEALENYKPILEKAGIKYSITRNDGERANEAVNELVFHLIISIVIIAILLVFVLGWRESLIVTFTVPAILAITLFIAYITGQTINRITLFAFLLSLGLLVDAAIIVIENIHRHFHSVESADMPKDDLLVEATDEIGPPTNIATFAIILTMVPMAFVGGMMGQFMKPIPANVPVALIASLFVAYIFTPYFAKRMMHRPDHAKHQGGHK from the coding sequence ATGCAGACACACAAACCCTACACCCCCAAGGACTACGCGGGTAAACTCGCCCGCTACTTCATCAACAGCCCCCTGACGATGATCCTGGGGATCACCCTGCTCGCCATCGGCTACCTCTCGCTGATGATCATGCCCCGCGAGGAGAACCCCCAGATGGTCGTCAGCGGTTCTACTGTCATCATCGCCCTGCCCGGCGCCACGGCCAAGGAGGTCGAGAACGTCATCGTCCGCCCCCTCGAGCGCAAGATGAAAGAGGTGCTCGGCATCGAGCACATCATGGGGATGGCGATGGACAACGTCGGCATCGTCAACGCCGCCTTCTACATCGGCGAGGAGAAAGAGGATTCGAACCTGAAGGTCTACGACAAGATCATGCAGAACGCCGACATCTTCCCCGAAAATGCCATGCAGCCGGTGATCAAGCCGCTCGACATCGACGTCGACATCCCGATCGTCTCCGTCGCTTTCTACGCCAAAGACCCGGCCAAGATGGACGACACCCAGCTCTACGATGCGGTCAAGAACCTGCAGCACGCCATCAACGGCCTGCCCAACGTCGCCGTCACGGCGCTCAAAGGGGGGCATAAGCACCAGTACAACATCCTCGTCGACCTGAACAAGCTCTCCGGCTACAACCTCTCGCTGGGGCAGATCACCCAGGCGGTCCAGGCCCTCGCCTACAACGTCCCGGCAGTCAAGAACCGCACCAAAGAGGGCGAGATCGTCATCATGGGCGTCAAGAACGCCATCGAAAGCGTCCAGGACGTTGAGGACATTATCGTCGCCCAGTACATGGGGGCGCCGATCCACCTGCGCGACGTCGCCAAGGTCGAGGACGGCTACGATATCCAGAACTTCCGTTCCGCCAGCATCAGCGTCCGCGACGGCGACGCCTTCTCCCCGCTTCAGGACCAGGTCACGCTGACGATCTCCAAGCTCAAGGGGACCAATGCCGTCGTCATCGCCGACGAGGTCAAAGAGGCCCTCGAGAACTACAAGCCGATTCTCGAAAAAGCGGGGATCAAATACTCCATCACCCGCAACGACGGCGAACGCGCCAACGAGGCGGTCAACGAGCTGGTGTTCCACCTCATCATCTCCATCGTCATCATCGCGATCCTGCTCGTCTTCGTCCTGGGGTGGCGCGAGTCGCTCATCGTCACCTTCACCGTCCCGGCCATCCTGGCGATCACCCTCTTTATCGCCTATATCACCGGGCAGACGATCAACCGGATCACGCTCTTTGCCTTCCTGCTCTCGCTGGGGCTCCTGGTCGATGCGGCCATCATCGTCATCGAGAATATCCACCGCCACTTCCACTCGGTAGAGTCGGCGGACATGCCCAAGGACGATCTGCTCGTCGAGGCGACCGACGAGATCGGGCCGCCGACGAACATCGCGACCTTCGCCATCATCCTCACCATGGTCCCTATGGCCTTTGTCGGCGGCATGATGGGGCAGTTCATGAAGCCGATTCCGGCCAACGTCCCCGTGGCGCTGATCGCGTCGCTCTTTGTCGCCTATATCTTCACCCCCTACTTCGCCAAGCGGATGATGCACCGCCCCGACCATGCGAAACACCAAGGAGGCCATAAATGA
- the hisG gene encoding ATP phosphoribosyltransferase produces MLTVALPKGRIAKETLEIFETIFGEKFAFDDRKLILDTPNFRFLLVRNQDVATYVYHQAADIGVVGLDTLEEQGLDVIRLLDLGRGYCRVAIGMKQGEKLDLTKPEIKVATKMVNITKRYFAERAVAADVIKLYGSIELAPLVGLADMIVDIVETGTTMKQNGLEVVEEIMESTTHLIANKNSYFEKKAEILDIYEKINKVISES; encoded by the coding sequence ATGTTGACCGTCGCGCTGCCCAAGGGCAGAATCGCCAAAGAGACCCTCGAGATTTTCGAGACGATTTTCGGAGAGAAGTTCGCCTTCGACGACCGCAAGCTGATCCTCGACACACCGAATTTCCGTTTCCTGCTGGTACGCAACCAGGATGTGGCGACATACGTCTACCACCAGGCCGCCGATATCGGCGTCGTAGGGCTGGACACGCTTGAAGAGCAGGGCCTCGATGTCATCCGCCTGCTGGACCTCGGACGCGGCTACTGCCGGGTCGCCATCGGGATGAAACAGGGCGAAAAACTCGACCTCACCAAGCCCGAGATCAAGGTCGCGACGAAGATGGTCAATATCACCAAGCGCTACTTTGCCGAACGCGCCGTTGCCGCCGATGTGATCAAGCTCTACGGCTCCATCGAATTGGCCCCGCTGGTCGGACTGGCGGATATGATCGTCGATATCGTCGAAACGGGAACGACGATGAAGCAGAACGGCCTGGAGGTCGTCGAGGAGATCATGGAATCGACGACGCACCTGATCGCGAACAAGAACAGCTACTTCGAGAAAAAAGCGGAGATCCTCGACATCTACGAGAAGATCAACAAGGTGATCAGTGAGTCTTGA
- a CDS encoding c-type cytochrome: MHCSGLKHGAAFAVSILVLGAWPLAAEGGKADIERGRYVATMMGCNDCHTPNYIMAEGKVPEALWLTGSPFGWRGPWGTTYATNLRMRLAGMTEDEWVAKAKQLKARPPMPWFNLNQMKEEDMRAFYRYVRHLGAAGAEAPAYVPPNEEPNPPYATFPSPPPAK, from the coding sequence ATGCACTGCTCAGGATTGAAACATGGAGCCGCCTTTGCCGTCTCCATACTGGTATTGGGTGCCTGGCCGCTCGCTGCTGAAGGGGGAAAAGCCGACATCGAACGCGGACGCTACGTGGCAACGATGATGGGGTGCAATGACTGCCATACCCCCAATTACATCATGGCCGAGGGGAAGGTGCCCGAAGCCCTCTGGCTGACGGGGAGCCCGTTCGGGTGGCGCGGCCCCTGGGGGACGACCTACGCGACGAATCTCCGCATGCGCCTGGCGGGGATGACGGAGGATGAATGGGTGGCCAAAGCGAAACAGCTCAAAGCACGCCCGCCGATGCCGTGGTTCAACCTGAACCAGATGAAAGAGGAGGATATGCGGGCGTTTTACCGCTATGTCAGGCACCTGGGAGCCGCCGGGGCGGAAGCACCGGCCTACGTGCCGCCGAATGAAGAACCCAATCCGCCTTACGCGACTTTCCCGTCGCCGCCGCCGGCAAAGTGA
- a CDS encoding TolC family protein: MKLATLLCATALSLAAATAQNGGLALDEAIDLLKAQNLEIKAATYDVQSAHERASQAGGQHWGSLDFIQNIARSDDAGNVFGFKLTGREANFGDFGAEEFMGNFAACQGGDLSACDAMYTQPPEALNYPADRNFFQSKLQYTLPLYVGGKISAYVEAAEGMERLKRLDKTKLLNEKIYETRKAYYDMRLLDEALSNLKTIYDNIGTLEAMTESMIKEGYAKRTDLLEVQAKKSNVARSIHQMEANEALLYHYLSFLLDQPVSAITLPGSDVPLPPLETADVIAANIDVKRAQTGLKIRESMQDVALSDYLPMVGLQADVQTAADSFEHYAADKGSYTVGVQLKWNLFAGGSDYAAYEEARIETLKTKTQIDLAKKGIALQVDKIHTEIKSLDYEIDALSKELALANEIYASYEARYREQIASMSDVVIKQSQQLEKVLALLEVKNKRTERVFALEKLANGVTQ, translated from the coding sequence ATGAAACTGGCAACTCTGCTCTGCGCTACGGCCCTCAGCCTCGCGGCTGCGACGGCCCAAAACGGGGGCCTGGCATTGGACGAAGCCATCGACCTGCTCAAGGCACAGAACCTCGAGATCAAAGCCGCGACCTACGACGTACAGAGTGCGCATGAGCGCGCTTCCCAGGCCGGGGGACAGCACTGGGGTTCCCTCGACTTCATCCAGAACATCGCCCGCTCCGACGATGCCGGCAACGTCTTCGGCTTCAAACTGACCGGGCGCGAAGCGAATTTCGGCGATTTCGGTGCCGAAGAGTTCATGGGGAACTTTGCCGCCTGCCAGGGCGGTGATTTGAGCGCCTGTGACGCCATGTATACCCAGCCGCCGGAAGCGCTGAACTACCCCGCCGACCGCAACTTCTTCCAGAGCAAACTGCAGTACACCCTGCCCCTTTACGTCGGCGGGAAGATCAGTGCCTACGTCGAAGCGGCCGAGGGAATGGAACGCCTCAAGCGCCTGGACAAAACGAAGCTGCTCAACGAGAAGATCTACGAAACCCGCAAGGCGTACTACGACATGCGCCTGCTTGACGAGGCGCTTTCCAACCTGAAGACGATCTACGACAACATCGGTACCCTTGAAGCGATGACGGAGTCGATGATCAAGGAGGGGTATGCCAAACGCACCGACCTGCTTGAGGTCCAGGCGAAAAAATCAAACGTCGCGCGCTCCATCCACCAGATGGAAGCGAACGAGGCGCTGCTCTACCACTACCTCAGCTTCCTGCTCGACCAGCCCGTCAGCGCCATCACCCTGCCCGGCTCCGACGTTCCCCTGCCGCCGCTCGAGACGGCGGACGTCATCGCCGCCAACATCGACGTCAAGCGGGCGCAGACGGGTCTGAAAATCCGCGAAAGCATGCAGGATGTCGCCCTGTCGGACTACCTGCCGATGGTCGGCCTTCAGGCCGATGTCCAAACGGCCGCCGACAGTTTCGAGCATTATGCCGCCGACAAAGGCTCCTACACCGTCGGCGTCCAGCTCAAGTGGAACCTCTTCGCCGGCGGCAGCGACTATGCCGCCTATGAAGAGGCCCGTATCGAGACCCTCAAGACCAAGACCCAGATCGACCTCGCCAAAAAAGGGATCGCCCTCCAGGTCGACAAGATCCACACCGAGATCAAATCTCTCGACTACGAGATCGACGCCCTCTCCAAAGAGCTGGCCCTCGCCAACGAGATCTACGCCAGCTACGAAGCGCGCTACCGCGAGCAGATCGCTTCCATGAGCGACGTCGTCATCAAACAGTCCCAGCAGCTTGAGAAGGTCCTCGCCCTGCTGGAAGTCAAGAACAAACGGACCGAACGGGTCTTTGCCCTCGAAAAACTTGCCAACGGAGTCACACAATGA
- a CDS encoding GGDEF domain-containing protein has protein sequence MVDKAQLHTQVFHSLNEQIAVIDSRGTILEVNAAWERFGKQNGLSDTFASVGCSYLSVLETSILSGDTLAIEASAGIMDVVMGRREEFRYEYPCHSPEQKRWFMMHVSPLYGSETTMFVIAHYDITQRYLAEEHAAFLSQHDPLTGLANRRRFSEFVQEAIRRDARSGQSVTLLELDLDNFKSFNDALGHPAGDDCLVQVAAVLKEHTRRPDDLAVRLGGDEFAIVLGGDNTDAHQEIAETIRSEIEALELLFDNGSRSVTASIGGVASHPAPGERVETLLAAADRMLYRAKTQGRNRVVFERLPQWHADS, from the coding sequence GTGGTTGACAAGGCGCAGCTTCATACGCAGGTTTTCCACTCCCTCAACGAGCAGATCGCCGTGATCGACAGCCGCGGGACGATCCTGGAGGTCAATGCCGCCTGGGAGCGCTTCGGGAAGCAAAACGGTCTATCTGATACCTTCGCCTCCGTCGGGTGCAGCTACCTCTCTGTGCTGGAGACCTCGATCCTATCCGGCGATACCCTGGCCATCGAGGCTTCCGCGGGGATCATGGATGTCGTCATGGGGCGGCGGGAGGAGTTCCGGTACGAATACCCCTGCCACAGTCCGGAGCAGAAGCGCTGGTTCATGATGCATGTCTCCCCGCTGTACGGAAGTGAAACGACGATGTTCGTGATCGCGCATTACGATATTACGCAGCGCTACCTGGCCGAGGAGCATGCCGCATTTCTTTCGCAGCACGATCCGCTGACGGGGCTGGCAAACCGGCGGCGTTTCAGCGAATTTGTCCAGGAGGCGATCCGGCGGGACGCGCGCAGCGGGCAGTCGGTAACGCTGCTGGAGCTGGATCTGGACAATTTCAAATCCTTCAACGATGCGCTGGGGCACCCCGCCGGTGACGACTGCCTGGTGCAGGTTGCCGCGGTGCTTAAAGAACACACCCGCCGACCGGATGACCTGGCGGTGCGCCTGGGCGGGGACGAGTTTGCCATTGTTCTGGGCGGGGACAATACCGACGCCCACCAAGAGATCGCCGAGACGATCCGCAGCGAGATCGAGGCGCTGGAGCTGCTGTTTGACAACGGCAGCAGAAGTGTCACGGCGAGCATCGGGGGCGTTGCATCGCATCCGGCGCCGGGCGAGCGGGTCGAAACCCTGCTGGCAGCGGCCGACCGGATGCTCTACCGGGCCAAAACTCAGGGGCGGAACCGGGTCGTCTTCGAACGGCTGCCGCAATGGCATGCCGACAGCTGA